ACGCGGCGGAACACCGCGTCGGGAAACCGCAGCAGCCGTGGGATGAGCGCGGGCGGGATCGGCATGAGCTTGGCCGGTTCGACGCCCTCCGCGCGGAAGGCGGCGAGGGCTTCGCGTTGGCACAGCGCGAGGCAGGCGCGGAAGGAGCGCTGTTCGAGCTGGGTGCGCAGCGGGAGCCCGGACAGTGCGTTGAGCGCGTTGTTGAGGTTCATCAGCAACTTCGCGTGCTGCACGCCGCGCATGTCGGCGTGCGGCTGCACGGCGAGGTCCGCCTCGGCCAGGGTGGCGATGAGGGGCCGGGCCGCCGGGACGTCGTCCAGCATCAGCGCGCCCTCGCTGCCCTGGTGGAAGTGTCCGGGCCGGGTCTGCACGACGTTGTAGGGCACCATCCCGGCCAGCACGGTGTGCTCGGGCAGCTCGGCGCGCAGCAGCTCCGCGTTGTGCAGCCCGTTCTGGAGGCTGCACACCACGGTCCGCTCGTCGAGGTGCGGGGCGAGGTCGCGGGCGGCGGTGACCGTGTCCGCGGATTTGACGGTGATGAGCACGATGTCCGCTCCGGCGACGGCGTCCGGCCCGGTGGCGGTCCGTAGCGCGGACGCGGGGACGTACCGGGGCGGGCGGCTGCCACCGGTCACCGACACCCCGTCGTCCTGCACGACGGCCATGGCCTTGGCACGGCCGATCAGCGTGACGTCGGCGACCGGCGCGAGCCGGCCGCCGAGGTAGCCGCCGATGCTGCCTGCGCCGAACACCGCGATGCGCGGAAGCGCCTGGGACACGGGAGGATTCCGCCTTTCGTGGTCGTGCCGGCAGGGAGGTCAGGCGACCGC
This window of the Saccharopolyspora gloriosae genome carries:
- a CDS encoding 2-dehydropantoate 2-reductase, giving the protein MSQALPRIAVFGAGSIGGYLGGRLAPVADVTLIGRAKAMAVVQDDGVSVTGGSRPPRYVPASALRTATGPDAVAGADIVLITVKSADTVTAARDLAPHLDERTVVCSLQNGLHNAELLRAELPEHTVLAGMVPYNVVQTRPGHFHQGSEGALMLDDVPAARPLIATLAEADLAVQPHADMRGVQHAKLLMNLNNALNALSGLPLRTQLEQRSFRACLALCQREALAAFRAEGVEPAKLMPIPPALIPRLLRFPDAVFRRVARRILAIDPHARSSTWEDLQRGRVTEIDMLQGEVVAMATRHSLPAPASARVVELVKRAEKTPPDRRDTWTGPELLADLRAACR